Sequence from the Platichthys flesus chromosome 2, fPlaFle2.1, whole genome shotgun sequence genome:
GTCCTGGTGATGCCATGGAAAGCTGTGGCAGAGGTGGCGGGTTACTGGCCCTTCGGCACTTTCTGTAACGTCTGGGTCGCTTTTGACATTATGTGCTCCACCGCCTCCATCCTCAACCTCTGCATTATCAGCGTGGATAGATACTGGGCCATCTCAAGCCCCTTCCGCTACGAGAGGAAAATGACCCAGCGAGTTGCCTTTGTTATGATAAGCATCATTTGGACGTTGTCTGTGCTCATTTCATTCATACCGGTCCAGTTAAACTGGCACAAAGCCAGAGCTGACGACATGGCTGGGGCGCACAACTCTTCCACGAGTTGGCCGATGGAGGAAAACTGCGATTCCAGCCTGAGCAGAGAGTACGCTATATCCTCCTCTTTGATAAGTTTCTATATTCCCGTGGCGATTATGATTGTGACTTACACCCGCATATACCGGATTGCACAGATACAAATTAGAAGAATAGCCTCcctggagagagcagcagaacaTGCGACAAGTTGCAGGACCAACAGAATAGAGTGCCAACACCACAACACCTTGAAAACGTCGATCAAACGGGAAACCAAAGTGTTCAAAACTCTGTCTGTGATTATgggtgtctttgtgtgttgctGGTTACCATTCTTCATCCTGAACTGCATGGTCCCGTTCTGCGACAGGCCAGCCACAGACCGGGACGCGGGTCTGCCATGTGTCAGCGAAACGACTTTCGATGTCTTCGTGTGGTTCGGCTGGACCAATTCCTCCCTCAACCCCATCATCTACGCCTTCAACGCCGAGTTCAGGAAGGCCTTCGCCAGCCTCCTGGGCTGTCGCCATTTCTGCTCCAACACGCCGGTGGAAACGATAAACATTAGTAACGAGCTGGTCTCATATAACCAAGATACCCTCATCCACAAGGAAATTGCGAACGCCTACGTCAACATGATCCCAAACGTGGTTGAATGTATTGAGCACGAAGAGACCTTCGACAGGATTTCACAGTTTTCTCACAACAACGACCTTGCCACCGACTCCGTCTGTGACCTGGAAGACTGCGAGGCAGACATCAGTTTGGAAAGGATGTCACCTTTCACACCTAATGGATTACACTGACTCCTACTTTCTATGTCTCCCGTGCGTAACTGGATGTATTGATAATAATGCCACATCGTTCATTCAGCTCCTTTGCCCCAGAAGCTCCTCTCCACGGGGGGCCACGTGAGTCAGGGTCCTCTGAGCTCCTGAGCAGCGGCCCTTTGCAACTGGTGGGGGAGTCTATAGTGACTTGGTCATGGACACACGCGCAGAGTGTCTCTGCAGCCCGCCCTGCCTCGGCTTTTTGTCAAATATGAGATTTGATGTTGTCGTcctgttctgaaaaaaaaagtaatgtgtAGGTGTTTATTTACATGGCAAGTGAAGTCTGTGTTCATTAGttcaaaggttcagtgttgTTGAAGCTGTTGTTTACTGGAAGGCTTTACTGGGAGAGTCCACGTCTCGTGATTATCCACATGGAGGGGAATTGTTTGTAAAGACTCACTGAGGATTCACAAAGGAAAACCTTTTGCTGCTTAATAAACCTCATGTGTATGCAGTGCCGCCTTTCCACTGAGTATGAAAAGTGAGGGCAGCCTTACAGACAGTTCAATCCAGATAGATCTACTCAAATGCAGTCATTTCAGCGCCTTATAGCTTATTCAAAGACGACTTCGGTGACATGAGTGGAATGTGTCGTATGGAGCTTATAAGTTACATGATGCCAAATGCAGTATTACAGTGTTTACCCACTGTACCCATCCCCAGTGACTCCTCTAGCACACCTGCTCTGCACCACGTGGACTTTTATGCAGTCTGACCCAGGCTCCGATGGCAGGAGATTTTAATGGAGCAAAACATGATGAAAAGGTCTCAAATATAATGCTGTGAAAAGTGAGTCTGTTTATATCATTAATCCAAAACAAATAATCTTCACCGGAATGAGCAAAGTCATATTTAAgaagctgttttctcttttcgGTAATTTTCATTTGTTATCAAGGCCAAAATTACAGAACGCCTCTGAATACACAACCGCAGCCGAGAAACAAAAGACAGGTGAAATGACCAAAGATGTCGGGGAGCAAATCATAACTCAGACACAATAAGGTTGCAGCGAGTTGTCAGCTAGAGGAATGGTTGCTATAGAAAGCCTACACACACGTGAGGCCGCTGGGCCAACACAACTGGATGTCATACATCACCTGTCCCACCTCTCTCTTATCTTTGTACTGTACAGATGACCTGATCTGAATGTAAACTGTCCTTTAAACAGTGAAGTGTGTCAtcatttgtcaaataaaatgcTGTCATATCGAGAGGAACAGTGTGCTCTGGTATCTTCCTGAAGGTGACATGAAACTTTGCAGGGCACCTCGTGTTTCACTTCGCGTCTCAGCGTTAACTGTGCCATGGTCAGCATGTTCACCTTGGACttgtgctgttttttgttttgttttaagatCTCCCTTTTAGCTGTTAGCCACCTTTGGACAGACTGATGGTAGAGAGTGACAGGAAACATTGGCACAGAGTAACAGTGATGGATGACGTGTGACAGAGGTCCCCAGACTCAAACTAGGGGATATCATGCGGTGAATATCATAATTATAGGCCGCTGCTCCTCTAAATCCCTTCTATACAATGTCGCCGTCATTCAGAGGTTCAGAAAGCTGTGGAGTGATGAAAAAGAGCTTACACAGCTTAAGGAGGCAGCTCAGTTTTTCATGACATTGTCTTTTCTTGGCCTCTGATCATATTGCCCTGCCCTAACACACAATACCCGAGTAACCACATTCTGTTGAACTGCCAACAGCATCAGCTTTTCTGTCaaccacaaaacaaaaccacttCACTGTTCCTCTCTTACATAGGTGTTGGtacattattttttctttctacatGTGAACAAAGATAGAGAAATATCTATTTAATGTTACTCCGTTTATGTATCCCAGTCTGGCCATTTCCCTGAAATGAACTTTATTATTGATGCTTGCTGACagctttaatttaataaaaaattgtcATCTCAAGATAAGTGAAATGTATTTGGTAAACTGATACAAGACAGGTCTGTCTCATTTATCTTGGATGCCACGCGATCTACATTACGTCTGCCGACCATTAGGAAGTCAGTTGCTACAATATGTTCCTGTACAGCATGAAAAACAAGATAATTAATCCTTCAAAAGATTGTGAAGCAATTTTTAAACTTAATGTGTTCCGTGTCTGAATCCTGGTTTTCAAGTTAACCCTATGACGCCTGATGTTATGTTCACTGTCACTCAACTGACATATGTAGTGGGAGGAGTAACCAGAGCCTTTACTTCAGTAAATGTACCAATACAACAATGTAACAATCGTCTGTTACGAGTAAGGCTTGCTTTCAACAGCATTAATGCATAAGCAGTATTTTAATTTAGTATTTACTGTTGtagttttgagtttttaaattatttaaattatactgTGTAAATAGTTTATTCTATAtctatttgttgtttattgttcggaaagcaatttgtttttatgtaaaatgtttatctgttgaattCTTGCTGTCAAATATAGTAGAGTAAAAGTTTAGTGTTTGCCTTTGAAATGTAGACCAACATTCCAAATGCATGATTAAAGTTAAAAGAATATTTCAACCAAAGCATTAATGTATACACATAATTGTTATCTTATAGCTTAGTGAAAGAGTATTCATTTTAACCTATTAATACATTGAGATTAGTCTATACACGGAATCATATTTAATACAGTTGTGACAAGTGGTTAAATTTGCTAAGTCACTTCTAACTATTGTTTTTAATCCAGGTGTTGGGGTTAACTTGAGTAAAGTGCATGTTCCTCAATTGTTTTTCTACTTTAGTACATATACTTCGATTCTACTATCCAAAAATACAAAGTTTATTCACGAGTTTCAGTAGTTGAGGCGGACttaattcaaaatgtttaaaaataagtaaaaaactAATTATTACAAATCTCAGACATTGAAATTTAATGAGGAAAATACAACGGACACA
This genomic interval carries:
- the drd5a gene encoding D(1B) dopamine receptor, which encodes MENPAKYLSSMQGIDSVPAPQGEIMWNSTETEATREGGKDMVARTVTGCLLSLLILSTLLGNILVCSAVLRFRHLRTKVTNIFIVSLALSDLFVAVLVMPWKAVAEVAGYWPFGTFCNVWVAFDIMCSTASILNLCIISVDRYWAISSPFRYERKMTQRVAFVMISIIWTLSVLISFIPVQLNWHKARADDMAGAHNSSTSWPMEENCDSSLSREYAISSSLISFYIPVAIMIVTYTRIYRIAQIQIRRIASLERAAEHATSCRTNRIECQHHNTLKTSIKRETKVFKTLSVIMGVFVCCWLPFFILNCMVPFCDRPATDRDAGLPCVSETTFDVFVWFGWTNSSLNPIIYAFNAEFRKAFASLLGCRHFCSNTPVETINISNELVSYNQDTLIHKEIANAYVNMIPNVVECIEHEETFDRISQFSHNNDLATDSVCDLEDCEADISLERMSPFTPNGLH